TGACAAACAATATTTCCTCTTTAATCTTGACACTTGATACTTGCTACTTACTTGGGGTCCATAGTAGAAGCAGGCGAAGGCGATGGGTGTGTGACCTGGTACTGGGCCTTGGTCTAAGCACATGTCAGCATCAAGATTTTTCATCTGTAAGTGAGAGAGTTAATCATTTTATCAAAACTGGTGAAAATTCATGTGTGGCAATGGATATGGCACACCCCCCACCTCTACTACACGTACAAAGCACTAAAGAACTgtgaaaaaactaaaaaactgaACTTACTCCTCCATATGCCAGTATATTGTCCCAGGGGTCCAACTTGGGGTACACATTTTCCAGGTACCATTTAAAAGGTTTACAGTTCAACTTTTCTCTGAGCTTTTTCCTCTCAGATACATCCCCAATGTCAATTCCGTGATTCTGCAGAGGCAAAGAATATGGCATGACGTTTGTGATATTttgccatcatcatcataattttTGCTCTTTGATTACATTTGAAGCACCTCAAACGGTAAGTTCCAAGCCAggttgatgttgtgtttgtattcatCCATCCAGACTTCTGCCACCCTCAGGGCATTTCTCTTCATGGCTGGACTCAGGTCACGCATGTAAGGCTTGTGGTACCTCTCAATGTGGGCTATCTTTGAGCACGGAACTACTTCAATACTGCCCCCACATGTCCACACCTATATGaccaagtaaataaataagtaacaaACAATACAACTCCAGTGATAATTTTGCAAGTAGTTAACAATCTGTGGACAGTGCTGCCACTTCATACACTCATTTAACACACCTTACAGGGCCCCATCTCCTCCTACTAGACTTCTCCTGCTGCCATTTACATTACTtttataatattaaattaatgcACTAAAATACTCATTGCTGATCAACAAGTAGTCTGGCACATAACACACAGTTAAACCACCACAacacaatgttgtttttatattttggatTTAAGTACAAGTTAAACAAACTGGATAAAACACGTTAATTTAGGTGGTTCTGGTAGGTTATGTTCAGTCAGAGCCAGAAAACCGAAACCGTATTATTGTGCTTATGTTCTCGTAAAGATGATGGATATTAGCCTACTATAACTTTGCCAGTCATAACTTTTTAACTGACAAATCGGGATACGTTAGCAGAATGCTAGTGCTTTATGGGCAATACCATTTGTCttttaagaaaaatgaacaggcattagtattttttcttttgaatgctGATATATAATCAACACtgtattttcaaaattaaaataaaatttgggcatttttgttcaaaataGGTGCAAGtaattattttagccacttAGCTCCATTCACTCCCATTCATTGAGGACTACCTCGCGAGTGCCCCCAGTCATTTTTTGGTACGACAGCATTAGGCTGTCCCCTACCTATTAGAAGGGCTGTGGTACGGCTTTTGAACAGCTCTAGCAGTGAATGCTAACAGGGGATAGCTCAGTGTAGAGTGCTGCAGCTGAGAAACCTGGTTTGAGATCCTTAAGGGCATTAACTGTCTCTCAACTGATAGTCTCTGTAAACACACCTGTTAGAGTAAGACTATGTACAAATATCATCCTCCAAAGGGTTCAACTGCCTACTCCCTTTTCTTGTCATAATGTAAATATCTTCTGCTACAGTGTGTAGCAAATCATTTAGCATAAACATAAAGAGACAAAGTGATAACTTGAGACTGCATAGTTATGTTAATGAACTGACAGTGACTGTGAAATAAGTCACGGTTAAATCAGTGATTTCATTAATTTTACTCAAGTTACTTTGACTGCTTTTGTGTGCTCAACAAGTACTCCTTACTTATAAAGTAAttgttgttcagtgtgtgtactATATCCACCTCTGCTAGGTAAGCTATGTTACCACTTAATTAGCAGATGtactgctttgttttggttttgttgcagTGTATGCATTAGGCAACATGCTGCTTCAGGCACCGGCGATGAGACAAAATACACTCCAGTTGAATGACTCATGGGTTCATCAGACACAAAAGATTGCACAGTTGGTAACCAATCATTCCTAAATAAGTGTGAAGGTCACAGTTCCAAGGCGAGAGGAGTAATTCCTGAAATCAGGATCAGAATTCAGAATGCTCTTTTTTGCTGGCCTGGGAATGGTGTCATCAGCTTTAGTATTTTATAGGTGAAGCTTACTCACACGAATACCCAGCTCAACATTTTCTCCACCATACACTTTCATTCCTTCATCGAGGAGTCCAATTTCTCCAAGAAACTTCCTTTCAGCAACCAGGATTCCCATGACAGAGGGACTCCTGAAGTGAAGGAAGATAACTGTTACTACTGTATGATGTAAAACATATCTTACAGAATAGATCAGCATAGGCCATAAAAGTCAAGCTGttaaatcatcatcacaacaatttaatttaatttcacttcaaCTTACTTTCCAGGCAATGAGCTGTCATTGAGTTTGTAATACTCGGGTGAAAACTGCTCATACATGCACCATAAAGCCCAGTCGAAGGCGTGTGCTGCTGGAAGGTACTGAACAACCTTCAGGTCATCAAAGTTGACTCTGTCAAACACAGGAGACACCACCACTGTTCGGTCAGCTTTGATCTGTGTCAGCAGGGGTTCGGCCCTGAATGTGGAAAAGGGAGGAAACATGTTTCACACATCAtgacaataaactgaatttaattccCCACAGCAGTCATTTTCACTTCCAGTGAAAAATTACCTGCGAGACAACAGGTTCaaaatttttgtctttttgtaaaCGACTTTATCTTATAATTGGGAGCTGGCATGTGTTACAGATCTGTGTTAGTCACTCCATTATTGCCTTAATATCTGCTAATTTTCTAAACAGACAGAACCCAAGTGAACACGGGTGCAACATTTGAAGTGGACGGAGTGTTTTTGGTGAAGGGAgtttcagaatgaaaaatgCTTAGTACAGATGCAGATGTTCATAATGTTACCCATaagttggggtttttttgtaatAGTGAAAAATCAGCTTGCCACATTATTGCACTTGGCCACTCCTTTGAGTCTGTGGCTAAAAGGTTTGCCAGTCTGAGCAGCACTTGCCCATCCCTCATTACGACCACATTACCACCAGTGCAGCTGCTCAGAGGCCAGCAGAACATACTGTGGCTGTATTGGGATCAGTCTGTGATCATACAGGTAACATGCGAAAGTGTGTGTCAGTATAAATAAGGTGTTTCTTCAAAAGGCCTTCACTCTCAGCAACACTATTGTGGTTGAACCAAAGCTAAAATGTGGGGCAAGCTGACATCAACAGCACCAGAATcaacttgtacttgtacttggtCATGGTGTGGACACTTCCCTATGTAAAACTGAATAACCGTGTAGATATACGCATGTtaaatgttgtaatgttgtcAGTGCTGCTGGAAAGCAGGAAATCTAAGTTAATATTGCTATATGATTTAATTTAGAAGCAAAAAGAACTTACTGCAATTAATATTTATGTGTTATATAAAAACTTCTTACAGCACGTACAGCAAGTCATCAAATATTATACCCaatgaaaatgacacacataaATCGGCATATAAAAGAATTTATTCTCACCACATCTCATGGACTTCGATGTGAGCATCCAGGATGGCCACTACGTCCGCAGTGGCAGCCCTCCACCCAGAAGCTCTGGCATAAGCAAGGCCTTGCTGCTCACTGTGCCTCACTCGTTTAATATGGACACTTGGATTCTGCTTCTCAAGTGACCTCACGAAAACGTCAAGGTCCCCCTTCAGGTCCTCTGAATTGAAAGAGAGAATGTGGACATATTTTTGATGTAATCGGAGAATAGACTTGACAAACCTTTGCTACATTCCATCTATGGTTTAGCTTATGTTGTAACTGTATCTGATTTGAAATTATagtcagtgaaaataaactgactgCAAAAAACTAGTGTTGCTAATGTCTTATTCACCCAAGTATGTGATCTAGTGTGGACAAACACCATTTAGTATAGTGCAGTTCAGTCCCACACCACCACATACATCCTTGAAATTACTCTGTTGAGACTGTACTGTATGGCCATTGTAGTACTTTGTTCCTGGGTTTATGGgctcttaaaggaatagttgaacatttttgttattatatttatttactttcttcaCTAAACTTAACTTCCGAAATGTGAAGATCAATACCATATGCCTGtggtatcgatcttctcatcCTAAGTCTTTGCAAAATGCTAATAAGTGTAGTCTAATCCTGTTGTGTTAAATGTTTGCATTCcttgtctgtgttgtttaaactgtAACTGGTTTGCTGTCCTCACTATGCTTGCCTGAGTAAAGAGATTCCATTTTCAAGGGACTAACTAGTTAAATATACATTGAATTCAAAAAGCCTATTCCCCCAACTGTTGAACTATTGATTTAAAGTTCATCTTCAAGttcatttaacaaaatgcattaaaactTGTAACTCAACAGAGCCTGCAGCCAAAACAGCATCCaagaaaagcatgaaaaaatcaataaactgataataaactttttatttcagcataGTGGCATCTGCTCAGTGAATGAGGTGCCTTTTCAGCTCGTCCTACCTCCCAGTAAACTGTGTAGCCTGTAAATCCTATATGAGCTTCTGTTTAACTCTCATGGGTTTGCACAATCTGACCATTTTGTAACCAACCAACCATTAGAGCTGTTGTCATCCACCATTATTATCTCCTTCAGTAGGTTTTTAGGGGTGCGGTTGATGATGCTGCACAGGGCTCTTTTGATGACAGACAGGGCCTCATTTAGGTAGATCAGCACTACTCCAAGACTTGGCAGGTCCTTTGGGTAACTCTTCTTCAAACAcctacacaaaaacagaaagaggttttaactaaaaaaaaaaaaaaaacaaaaaacaaaagaaaagtaagcTGAACTTTATCTAAAGACAAGCTATGTGAACAGAAAGGTGAATGGTGCACTGGGAACAATACAATGGGTTGAGCTAATAAGGGACTGCTTACTTAACCTTTCTCTGTGTATAAAGTGTAATGACAGCTCTGACATCATAGGACATAATCATGAAAGCTATACCTTGGCTCTCTGGTGTCTGGAAGAGGTCGATCTAGAGGAAGGCGATCACTGAGGAAAACGTTATATCCATAGCTGTCAAACAAACCCTGTGCCTCTCTTTGGTCCTCCTCAGACAGATTCTCTCCCCACTCCTTGAACAAGGCAGATTTAGGGAACAGTTTATTGGGCGTTTTCTCTTTGGGAGCCTCCTTTTGGTCCTGGATCTTTGCTTCAGGTCGTCCTTTGTGCTCATGGTGCTTTTTGGCTTCTGACTGTTTGAcctctgcttcttttttctcttcaagcCTTTGCTGCATGGCATCCTGCTTTTCTTCCAAAGCTGTCAGTACTTTGTCTTGACAAATGTGAGAGATTGAGAGCATGATCACTTTGTCAGATAATACTattgcaataaataaatcaagaaattACTTCTAAACCACAATAAAGCATTTTCCTTGAGATTAATATTCTCTTGATTCAACATAAAGATAATTTCTAACATATTCAGGTTAAGTTACAGCCCTAcaagaaacaaagatgaaaacatcagtAAAAATACATAAAGCATAATAAATATACTTTTATAAATATGGAAATACATAGAAAGAGGATTTGTTCCATTCAGTAACCCATAAATGATGCACTTCTGTTAAAAATGATCTCTTCTGTTATTAATAGAGAGCAAATCTCAAAGTTCAATAGCAGCCATTCATATAATGGCCTATTACAACACTTCATAACCAAGCATTTTCCTTTCTCTAAGCGAATAAATggtgacacacatacagtgcagtGAACTAACTTTTTATCTTTACACTAACATGTCTAACAAAGTCACCGCGAAGCTAAGTCTCTTTCCATTTCCCCATCTTCAAACaaaaccccccaaaacaaacaaacgtaCAGTAAGTTGTAGCCTATGGGTGCGCTACAGGGGGGAGATAAATCATTGTCTCCACTCACAGATATGTTTGATGCTTGCCTCCAGGTCAGAAAAGCTCCTGATCATACGCGGCGTGTCCAGCTCTTTGTCACTCACCACTGTACGATCATATCCACTCTTTAGAAACATGCCCATGCAGAGGACGAGCCCAATGCCCATTAATGTGAGGGCTGGTCGCTTTATCCACACGGATCTCATGCTGATAACACACCGACTGACCCCCGGCAAGAGGATGATATCCCACACTGCACCCGCAAAGAGCGGGTTTAGATCACTCTGACTGACGGACACCAAACAGATGGCGAGATGTACATGATGGTACTTTGGCTCTGTGAATAATACGCTCTGAGGGTTGAAAGCGAGCGACTGCGCAAGGTGAGACCTGTCCTTTCCTCTGCTGCCGGCCCATATTTGGCATAGGTGTTTCTGATTAGTGGGCGCCGTGACGTCGTGACGTTACCTGCGAGCGGACAAGTAACAAATAAAATCTCACCAGAAACTGACACGGTTTGCGAAGGAAAACTTTTAGGGGAAAGTGTGAGAGCAAATTAAATCCATTTATAAATAGCCGAATCTGAACCATTTCgtcatgtgtttttttctctctggtgAAGTCAGGTGATCACCAAAGTTGATGGGAATGTTAAAACAGTGCACTGAGTTACGTCTGTCATGTAGTTGGTGACTGACACTGCCACATCACAACAAACCTGTCCTGGATTGAAAAGTGTTGGCATTTTATGTTCACTAAGTCAGATTCACTGTGCCATCATAATGTTCTGCAAAAATTCTTTCCTGGCCATTATTcaacaaacagaaggagagattgtgtgtcacatttgatactgaattggtgacactaagcTTGGGTGTCCACACTGAAACTGTGCTGgttgtatagatcttctgttATGTTTCGAAATCTGgagcttctttgcagcaacatccaatTGTAGTCAACCATAAGCTCACTGATTTTGCTGATATCTACGGGTGACTGTCGTAGCTCTATCAGTCACTACTCATATAATAAACATACTATGAGTCTTGACAGACATGGACAGTTTGAGCTTTAAAGCATATAAACCTTTTCTAACAGACCATCCAAATAAAGGTATGAACCTGAAAATGAGCATAACATGTCCCCTTTAATACAGAAGAAATCATTTAATCCTGCAGCTAAACTAGGCGATTAAGTGCAAAAGACAGAGAGTCTGCAGACCGAAGTTGCTCAAAGATATTGAATTCACTGACACCACAAATTGCACTGAGGCTTGCCACTTCATGAACGTCTGGATAGTTAACATCGTGAGCTGCTAATATTAGGTGTGGTTACCTGCATCATCCAAAACATGAAATGACATGACACAGTCTGACTGGAAGTAAACATCTTTAAATGCCAGCATCTATGTGGATCATGTTGCCAAATGTGCGCAACGGGGTTTCACAATGAATATAGCAAATATAGCACGACATCTTGTTAATGTGATGAAACTTAGGCAACTTTAAAGCGCAAAATATGAGCTGGCCACATTTCAACTACATTTGTTGAAAACTACTGAggcttctttcctctctgtgtttggtttgaCACATTTGATGACAAATATCCATCCATTATTCCCTTTTcctgtgcacagacacagactggaGTCCACCTGAACCCCCACTGATCGCACTGAAGAGTCTTGTCAAAGATAGAAACTAATGCACGTATAATTTTACACATTGTCTGCTAATCTATGATTTGTCATGTATGGCCATTTGAACCTGGgctataaaaataatttgaaccCTTCTCTTGATCTCTGCCTTCCCCTAATATTGTCATTGATATGAAACAGTTCATCAGCGGGAAAATGTGTAGAAATGTCTTGTGGAAATTATGATCTCCAACCAGCTGAACTGAGTTCTGCTAAAGTTGAATGTTTTAAGGGTAATCACTCAAAGTTTAAATTTAAGCAAGTTGGATCCAGTTTTTCATCCCTTATTAATACAGTGATGGATTTTATGACTTTGGCACCTCCTACTGTTAGTATCTGAAAAATATACAGTGCTTAAAGGATTTAAATGATGAGCAAACAGGATTCTGAACAAACCACTATTGTTAGGCATTCATACAGGATGGGGATATTCCTGGAACGGTCACTGGTCCACACAGTAGCTGTTAAGAAGGtgttctgcagctgcacaggcCAAGTACAGTTGTGTTAAGAGAGgcatttatttgctttgtgtttgaccACCATGTGAACATTCACTTCACTTGTGTTTTGgatcttttaaaaatgtgatgttcGATCAGAACTTGGCTATATAGTCAGGACTATGTTTCATAAATTGATTGAAGCTAATAGTTCAGGCTCACTAATAATACACATTTAATATATCGGAATATCTGTGGCTGCCAAATGCCCTTATTGCACCATAATCTAAGATGTTATCCCCAGACGTGGACAAACATTGTCCTGGTACCACTTTGAAAGTTTACATATTAGTTCCATGATCTATGTCCTTTCCTCCAACTGTGTTGACCCTCCTTTTAATTTgagcatgttttgtttcatgacATTAAACTCAATGTAATTAAAGGTCTAAATGTGCGATTGTGTCTTTGGTATCAGTGACTGCCTTATTCTATGTGGACAAGTCTCTATTACTATACACTATAGTTGTACAGCGCACACGTTAATATTACAGTTAAGCTTGTGGTCAGCTGTTTAATTCTTCCTTATTCACCTTTGTAAAACTGCTCAGGTTAAGTATGGTCAAATTTCTCAATTGTATTTAGGTGTGTTCCTGCTGATTAACTGCAACAGCCAGGACTCAAATGTAGTAAAACAGTACCATGTAAAAGTCAACTCTCTCGGGACACTGTAATGGTAACATGGCGTCTAATGAAAACAATATGCAAGAAACAATAAAACgctgaaaacaagaaaatcttAAGAggagatattttattttttatttatgtacagAATTTCGTTAAATAGCAATCAGAGGTACTGATATCCTCTGGCTGCCCACATAATGTTGGGAAGTTGTCCGTTAGTTTAATAGTTGACAGTCTTGGCTGGCTTCGTCTCATCCAGGTCAGCCTCCAGGTAACGCACCCGGCGGTGACGGCGCAGAATCTCGATGGCCTTTTGTTCTACAGTGGAAGGAGTGATACCAAGATCCTCCAGACCAGGAAGTCCTGGGTACTTCATGTCAGTTGTGTGaaactggggggaaaaaaaagcacagaattCAGCATATTCATTAGCATATTAATTACTTGGGAAAACATAGTGTTAGTTGTAGAGGCTCCACAGATGGTGAACAATTCTCAAGTTTATTGTATACACCAAAATCTTAGATTTCTTACCCGGTCGACTTTGTCTGGGGTTGTCCAGGGCTCAAATGGGTTCATACTGAAAAACTGAGCAACaaggctgaaaagaaaaaaacaaaacaaaaacaaaagtcatcGCACGATTGTACAGTGGTACACAACAATTGCGTTTTTGATTAGTCGGGGCTCTGTAGGAGAGTATTTCAATGAGTTTCAAGTATATGTAGTGAGTGTGTTCAATCAGCAAATCACAAACATGATGTAACATGAGTAGTTTCTGTGTGAAACAACTCCATAAGCTGCTCAAACCctaatgttatttttgtaataCACAAGTGGACACTTGACAGCCTTTCAACCATCTTTTTTGCTTTGCACCTCGCCTCTGGTGAAGCTGAATGCTCGATTCAGTTACTAACTACTTGTTTCtggaaaatgtagaaaaatgtaaaaagcacTTACTGATAGAGTGGGCGGGGCAGAGGGTAGGGCAGAAAAGGTCTGTGTGCTACAGCGTAGATGTACTCTACCAGGTCATAAAGGAGGTAACGGTTGGGGCTTGACACCAaaagaaaacatagaaaaacaaTGAAGGATTGTCTTCATGTGAACCTGCTCACAAGTAATACAGGgcacaaaacacatacacaccattTTCATGTCTAAAAAGCCTGCAAGAGCAAAATTCTGTCAACTGCACCTGTGACTTTATTGTCAAACTAAAATGTCTTCCTCAGTACAAATCATTATTtgctaaaatatatttatatatttgtgctTTCTGAGTTCAAAAAACGATTATATTTCAGTCTGTGCTTGACTCTACACACAAGTTTCGACCACCTACCCAACTAATGCGTATGTCTTCCCATTAGCATCAGGATCTCTGATGGCATTGATAATGGCCTTGGCCACATCCACCACCTGAGGGACAAAAGAGACAGTTTagatggatttattttatgGTCACAGCTTCAGCTTGGCTCCAAACACAGAACTGGCCCACATGGAGCTTCTTAGTAATCAGTGTCTATCGCACTGGCAAGGATAGCTTCGTTTTAAACAACCACAGAATGTTATCACTACCAGCCACacttaaattcaaatttaacaCATCATGTCTGAAAGTCTGGTCTTCACTCTTTCAACAAACTTACATAAACAGGCTGCTTCACAGTGTTCTTCCCCATGGATATGAGTGGAATAGCATTGCCAAACCAGCGAATGTCTGAAAAAGTATTAAAGCCATACATGAGCTTTTCACTGCTGGGCTGGCTAACTGTTCATAccaaagagaaacattttcaacactgAGGAAAACTGAAGAGGTCAAATGAGAGAGGAATCAATTCCCCTATTCCATCCCCACCCCTAGCCAGCATACTCATTCATCATAGTCTTTGACCActtttacatacacaaacaaacatcttaCTTGCATAATGGTTGAAGAATCTGTCCTCCCGGCCAAACATCTCAGAGGGCTTCATGATGATGGCATCAGGAAACTCATCTCTCACTGCTGCCTCTCCTACAGCCTAAAAAACATTATAGACAATGATCAGGGAACCTTTTTTAGCATTTAATATACACTGGCTTAAAAATGCATGTACTGGACAGCAAAAACATAAGATACACTAGTTTGACTGAGTAAGAGAGATTTGCAGTATGTGAAGAAACAGCTCTCTACCTTGTTTCTCAGGTATTTGGATGGGCTGCGTATGTCAGCATTGAGGTGAGACATGTGGACAAACTTTGTGATGCCCGCCTCTCTGGCTGCCTTTGCAATCTGCTGCGGGATGGTCACAAAGACATCCTCAAAGCGATAGTTCCTTTacacaaaaagaggaaaaacgcTTGCATGTGAGTGCTTCACTTCAATTCTAGACCTACATCTCCAAGccagattaaaattaaaattcagagCTCAGTATCAGATGCtctgaaacatttttacagTCTATACCTTGTCTCCCACTCTCTGCCCACCAGGTTGATGACAACATTTGAGTGCTCCAAAGCCCGTTTGATGGAGTCTTTGTTCCTGGCATCCCACTCCTGCAGCAAGACAGAACAGAGacaacacatttgcattttgcattcattcatgacatttatttttgcaacatttctgcaaggtgtgtgtttgtatgcatcttaccatgaaaatgatttgtccAAGATCACCCATGGGCCTGAGGTACATGACATCATACTGATCACAGCGGTGTGGGATGACAACCTGAGAGCCAATCCGACCTGCAAATCATCAGTACAAACTCACATACTGTAATTGTTTTAAATGGCTAACTAAGAAATTGAcagcattaaattaaaaacaaaaaataattccgtcataataataacatatgCATTAACTGCAGAAATAGATCACAGGTTATTTTGATGAGCCTTGTCAGAGGTCATTTTCATATCAGCCACTGAGATGCAAAACCCCTATCTTCACATACTTACTACTGTTCTGGATACTGTCTCCCACATCACTTTATTTTGCCCATATCTATAATCTACTGAATGCAAATTATAATCAATCAGTGACAGCACCATACAACAACCTCACAACTTCACTGCCACATTCCCTGCTGTGATATTGACTACTATTCAAATAACTGTAGAGTAAGACCTCCTTAACAGGAGATCATGCTTACTATATCAGACTATTCTTATAGCTGCGATGGGATCTTATGTGGGATACTGAGACAAAGGATAAAATGTTTACAGGCACTAAATTCTACCGAAAACACATGCTTTCTGAATAAAAAGTCAATATTACCATGCATATAACTGAGCGGCAGTATCATTTTTAACTCACCCAGTCTGTTGGCCACATATCGACCGAGAAAACCCGTGGCGCCGAACACTGTCGCTGCTATTCCACTGGAGGAGGAGCGTCCTCCTTTCCCTTTGGGGATGACAGCATGGTGCAGCTTTCTCTGCTGGACTGTGGTGACAGAGGCAGCTGACAGTACAGCAGGGGAGCAGCTACCTGTTGAGAAGAGAGAACACAAGCATAGAGTTAATATTACACTGAGTTGCCAATTTCCTAACTACACCATTCCAAAATTTCACCAAGCAATAAAACCTGCAGTGATGAAGCCCCAACTGTTTCTGTAGCCCTAATATTGTGTCATTATGGCATATGAGATGTGTTACCAATCTTTACATCACCT
This is a stretch of genomic DNA from Scatophagus argus isolate fScaArg1 chromosome 7, fScaArg1.pri, whole genome shotgun sequence. It encodes these proteins:
- the LOC124061882 gene encoding probable polypeptide N-acetylgalactosaminyltransferase 8, which encodes MRSVWIKRPALTLMGIGLVLCMGMFLKSGYDRTVVSDKELDTPRMIRSFSDLEASIKHIYKVLTALEEKQDAMQQRLEEKKEAEVKQSEAKKHHEHKGRPEAKIQDQKEAPKEKTPNKLFPKSALFKEWGENLSEEDQREAQGLFDSYGYNVFLSDRLPLDRPLPDTREPRCLKKSYPKDLPSLGVVLIYLNEALSVIKRALCSIINRTPKNLLKEIIMVDDNSSNEDLKGDLDVFVRSLEKQNPSVHIKRVRHSEQQGLAYARASGWRAATADVVAILDAHIEVHEMWAEPLLTQIKADRTVVVSPVFDRVNFDDLKVVQYLPAAHAFDWALWCMYEQFSPEYYKLNDSSLPGKSPSVMGILVAERKFLGEIGLLDEGMKVYGGENVELGIRVWTCGGSIEVVPCSKIAHIERYHKPYMRDLSPAMKRNALRVAEVWMDEYKHNINLAWNLPFENHGIDIGDVSERKKLREKLNCKPFKWYLENVYPKLDPWDNILAYGGMKNLDADMCLDQGPVPGHTPIAFACFYYGPQFTYYRKSGELYIGGIKSHKYNDNRCLADVGKKETEPGLYNCKEAMQEGMGIYWDFTQGKQLKNRQTKRCLEIKDSKLIIQKCSGQRWEIQNIITPF
- the ndufa9a gene encoding NADH dehydrogenase [ubiquinone] 1 alpha subcomplex subunit 9, mitochondrial; protein product: MSLTRGKRSCLTHTVFRSSKMATVALVSRPASVLPKISSSCSPAVLSAASVTTVQQRKLHHAVIPKGKGGRSSSSGIAATVFGATGFLGRYVANRLGRIGSQVVIPHRCDQYDVMYLRPMGDLGQIIFMEWDARNKDSIKRALEHSNVVINLVGREWETRNYRFEDVFVTIPQQIAKAAREAGITKFVHMSHLNADIRSPSKYLRNKAVGEAAVRDEFPDAIIMKPSEMFGREDRFFNHYANIRWFGNAIPLISMGKNTVKQPVYVVDVAKAIINAIRDPDANGKTYALVGPNRYLLYDLVEYIYAVAHRPFLPYPLPRPLYHLVAQFFSMNPFEPWTTPDKVDRFHTTDMKYPGLPGLEDLGITPSTVEQKAIEILRRHRRVRYLEADLDETKPAKTVNY